AACTGCAACATTGTCATACGTTTTTACAAAAAGGTCAGAAAACAAAAAACATAATGTGGAAATTTATATGCAACAATTAGAAAAAGTATTTTTACCTTTATATCTGCTGGTTTTTGATAAAAATATAGAAGATATAGATTTTCAAAATCTTTTGCAGAATATGAAAACCAAAAAGCGAAAATACTTTTTGTATCTTTCCTGTGATTTCTTAAAAATTATTATGGAGTTAGAAAAGGAAATTACACAAGGAAATATCACCCGAAATACAAAAAGACTATGCAAAAAATACATAGAATTTGAGTATTTGAGATTGAAACGAATTTTAGGCTTTCCACATAAAATTGAAGAATATTTCGGTTCTTATTTCAGATACATTGTATTTAGGAATGTAATCTATTTTGCGCAAATAGCTTTATTATTTTCGATTACATTTCTTTCTATCTTTGGCAGTGAACTATATCACAATTATAGTAATGCGTATCAGATATTATGTAATTTAATTGGAATACTCTTTTTATTCAACATCTTACTACTATTTGCTGCCATAATGTATTATCTATATTGGTTTTTCTATTTGAGAAAAAATAAACTTATAAATTGAGGTGAGGCAGTTATCAGATAGCCACTGCGCCCTGGTTTTCTTATGGGTGCAGAGATTAGATTGTTGCGCAATAGAATGGCATTTCCGGGGGCAAAGGTTATAAATCCCATGCTGCCTTATTTTCCCGCCTGGAAAACCGCATAAATCAAGGCTTATTTTGCCCCATCGCGTCACATTCACCTGCATTTTTCTTATGCGTTCGGCGGTCTGTCTGCGGGTGATATGTTTTCGGCAGCCCAGACAGCGTTGTGGGATATAGCTTTTGGGCTGTGTGTAAGGTAGGGGGAAGTATATTTCCAATCAGCTTTCATATAGGTAGCTCTAAGAACAAGAGGACTGTTTTGAAGATAATTTATCCGAATTATTTGCAAGAAAATTTCAAATAACTAATACAGTCGTGGATTTGACAGCTTCAGATGCCAGCGGTCACTGGAAACTTGTATGGTGCCGGTTTTATGGGAAATCTTTGCCAGAGATCAGCCGGAAATATCGGGACTTCGGCGGGCAGCCTGCTTTCCTGCCGGAAGCGTCTTCATTTTATTAAAGAGATTATGGAGAGGCTGTATACGCTGGCGGATTTTTCCGATGACATTCGGGATATGCGAATCAACTAGGAGTTAAACGGTCTTTTTACATTGCTGATGGAAGAACCTGGCTATCAAAGGGATATGGCGGTGCCAAAAAGCTCAGAGATCGAGAAAGAGCAGCCATGCGCTTACAAGAGGCACTGATTACTACAAGAGCTTCTTGTATAATTCAAATATAAGGAATTCCGAGAAAGAAGGTTGAGAAAAAATACCTCAGAGTAAAATAAGATTACTGACTTTTGGGCAGTTAGTAAAAATCTTATTGAACAGAGAGGTATCTGAAATGAGTTATAACACAGAACACAAAAATTGCATCTATTACAGAAAAACTTTAATCGTTGGTATCGATGTTGGAAGCGAAACCCATTATGCAAGGGCTTTCGACTGGCGAAATTATGAGTATTCAATAAAGCTGTTTGCTTTCAACAACGATGAATCCGGGTTTGCTGTATTTAAGACATGGATGGAAGACAAACATGGGAAAGCAACGGTAATTTTAGGAATGGAACCCTACCGGCTACTACTGGCTGAACCTTGGAGCGTACCTGCAGGGACAGGGGATGAAGCCGGTACATGTGAATCTGCATCATTTAAAGAAGTCTAAAGAGCTGGATGATAATAACCCGAACAAAAATGACCGTAAGGATCCCAAAACGATCAAGGGTCTGGTAAATGGAGGAGGGTTTTCGTATCCATATATTCCTACAGGGATTTATGCAGAGAACAGAAACCTGTCAAATCTCCGCATTCAGATACAGGAAGAGATCACCAGAATAAAAAAACGGATTGCCCGATGGTTCAGCATTTATTTTCCGGAAATGAAAGACGTTTATAAAAAAAGAATGCCATAAGCGGGATCATGGTGATCAAAAAGGCTCCGCTGCCATGTGATATCAAAGAACTTGGCGTGGGTGGTATGAACGGGGATGGAGGGATGCAAAGCTGGGAGGCGCCGGCTTAGAGAGGGCAAAGACCCTGGTATCAGCAGCGGAGCACAGTATTGGGAGTACGGAAGCACCAGGAAGTGCCAGGATATAGATCCGAAACCTGCTGAATGATTATGAAGTATATAAAAACAGAATGGATGAACTGATACAGGAGATAGAAGCGAAACTTTCGGAGATTCCTTACATTGACGAAATGATGGGGATCAATGGGATTGGTTTAAAAACCGTAAGCTGTTTTATTGCAGAGGTGGGTGACATCCGTCGTTTTGATAATCCAAAGCAGCTGCAGAAACTGGCAGGATATGCGATTGTTGCAGACAGTTCCGGCCAGGCACAAGGGAGAAAGCTGCATCAGCCATAGAGGAAGAAAACGCTTGAGATATGCGTTGTATGAAGCTGCGGTATTTGTGATAGGAAAGAATAAAGAATTCAAGGAAATCCATGACTATTACAGGACACGGAAGGAGAATCCATTGAAGAAGATGCAGTCGGTGATAGCAATTGTGTGTAAGCCGATCAAGATTTTTTATACGGTACTGACAAAAGGTATCGATTATGCCGGTCAGAAGATGCTGGGTGATATCGTAAGGCCGGAAGCTGCAATAGCAGCATAAAAGGAACGAAAAACAGTATATCGTGGCTGATTTGAGTACTTAAGGAAAGACAGCTCGAATGCTGAAACCAGCCACGGCAGCTGGAAGTAACAAAAAAGAAAGCAACAGGAAAACGTCCACTGAAAAGTGCTGTTGCAGACCGAATGAAAGTCAGTAATAAAAGATACAAAAAATGAGCCAGTAGTCGGCAGGAATACTTTCCATAGGGTAAGATTATGATTAGGAGCTGGGCTGACACCCTGGTTATGGACGGGCGGGACGAGAGAAGTTAGGACTCAGCTTATGCGGGTTGATAATCCTGGTAGACACGGGAGGAACGCTGACGTAGATGGATGGGTATACACAAGGCCATGTAGAACGATGAGCAAGACGTTTTACTTTGTATACCTAGAATCCACTATTTTCGTACCAGATACAGAGAAATGTCCATTCCTATGGCTCCTTCTTCTGAGATATTTATTGATGGTATATTGAAAAAATCCTTGATTTTAAGGAAAAAAGACTTGACTAAATAGGGAGAAAGAATTATGTATATCTCAAAAATAACATTAAAGGATTTCAAGGCGTATGCTGATACGGTTATAATAGAAGTAAATAGGCAATTTAATGTAATAATCGGAGAGAATAATATAGGAAAATCAACTATTTTTGAGGCACTTTTTCTCTGGAAAAAATGTTATGATGAAACTTTAACGAGTAATAAGAGAGATTTTTACAGCCAATCGGTTCAGTTGTACATTAGTTTTGACGAACTTTATTTTTTGAGAATAACAAAAGATGAAGATTTGTTCTACGGCACTAAGAGAACATGTGAAATTGAAATAGAATTCAAAGAAGACAATGAAAGTGCAAGTTATTCTTTGGGATTCATATTAACCAAGCCATCCATAGAGAATTCTTATATTCGCCTTTCAAGAAATAATTCAGAAGAATTCCAGCGTTTTAAAGCAGGCTTAGGGAGTCAAGGTATTAAGCTGGTAGACTTTTTGTTTATACAACAGACGGAACCGGTTGCAAAAGTTCTTTCAAAAGAGCCTTATATGTATCCAGGGCAAGTCAAGAAGAAGATTGAAAAGGGTAAGTCCCACGAGGTGCTCCGAAATAAGATTATAGCTTGCGATTTAGAACTTCTGACGCGTAGAATGAAAGAAGTCCTTGGAACAGACTTTGCATTTAGAACCCCACCGAGAACAGAAAGAGAGAGAGTAGAGTATATTAATTTATTAGTTGAACAAAATGGAAAAAGACTGGATGTTGGTTTGCAGGGAAGTGGATTTTTGCAGGTTGCAGAGATCTTTTCATCAATTGCGATAATGGATAATGCACTTAATGTGCTGCTTATTGATGAACCAGATTCACACATAAGCCCAAGAATTCAAAATAATCTGTTAAAATGTATCAAGGGAATTGAAAAGGTTCAAGTTTTCGTAATATCGCATAATGATAACTTCGTGTCAGAAGTTAAACCCAATGAAGTGATTTTTGTAAACGCAGAAAACAAAAGAAATGGAACGATTAAGGCACTGAACGATGTAAATATAGATGCTTTGCACACTGCATTGGGAGGAGTTATTACTGGATTGACTCGATTGCAGAAAAGCAAACGTGTGATATTTGTTGAAGGCGACGATGATATCAGCTATTTGAAATCAATGAATGATACATTGAGGAGAGTGGAGAGCGATAAGTGTATCGATTTTTCAAGGGTGTCTTTTTGGTACATACGCGGAAAAGATAGTCTGAATTTGAAAGTGATGGCAAATAAAAATCTTTTATCTCAAATTGTTCCAAATTGTAAATATGCGGCAATTTTTGATAAGGACTTTTCTACCGCAGCTGAAAATGCTCGCTTTATTGATAGTAATGTTCTGCATAGACTTGGAAATGGAGCGTGGGTACACACACATGATGGATATTGTATAGAATCAGTTCTCTTTTCAGACAAGGAGAAGCTTATAAACTATTTGCTCAAGCTGACCGGAACCGAGAATGAACAAGAAATTCGGGACTATGTAAATATGTTCTACAGTAAGGTTGAGGCGGATTTGAGAAATGTAAGAAGCGAACTCTATGGTAATATGAAGGGAAAGTTTGCATCACAGAAAAAGCCTACTCGTCCAGAGTTGGAACGTGTTGAGTTTGATGACTATGCAGGTGAAGCATCTGAGAAAGTGCAATATGCCATGCTTAAAGACAATATAAAAAAATTTGTTCTTGAATTAGAAGGGAGACTTGGAAAGAAGATTATAGAGAGAGAGGATGACGAAAGTGAAACTATTTCTTCAAAAATGTTAAATACATATTTGGAAACAGCAGAAATATTAGATGATATATATGAGAATTACCTTTGCTTGTTTTCGAAGATAAAATCGTTTGTCGAATAAATATGGTATAAAATTGTTTTTATAGTTTTATTAGAACATGGATTATCCTATGCCCAGAACCAAAGGAAGCAAGAATCTCCCAAGTCCGATATCTCATCACAAATCGTTGAGAAGCAGTTTATTATCAGCTCTCTCAGCGATGAGATTACTTCTATCTTTGCCAACATCGATGCTCTGAAGGCTGACCTAAAAGCTAAAAAATCAGCTTTGAAGTCCGCTGAGAAAGAAGTAGCCAAGTTCGAAGCAAAGAAGGCCAAAGCGGATCAGAAAGCAGCCGAAGAAGCAAAAAAGGCAGAAGCTGAGACTGTGCTGAAGAAAATGTTGGCCGACGGTATGAGTGCTGACGAACTCGGCCTCAATCCCATCAATGTACGCAAACTGTTAATCACTGTTGGCGTGTATCAGCCGGAGATTGTCGATTAGGTTAATAAACACAGAACCTCTGGCAGACCGTACACAGAAGCCATCGCAGCGACGATGAAAGAAATGAATCTCTCCAAAGCCTCTGTTACCTCATATCTTCCTTATGAGAAGGGCGTGTATTTCCCAGCCGAAACGGACAGTAATAATCTCAGCGTCGGAGCAGAGCGCATCCGCCGGATGTGGAAACGGAACGAAATTCTGGAGAAGCTGAGAATAGAACAGAGCGCGGAGACTTTGTGGGCAGTGGGGATTGAGTTCCAGGGATATAAGTTCCGTACCTATTCCGGGTTGGTATTCTCGTACAGTTTGAAGAAAGGGAGAGGAGATACCTACACGAAGGAGCTGTTCATCGACCGGCGAGAGAACAGCAAGAATCTGTGGGAATATTGTTCCCATCAATACCGGGAGGTAAAGCACATTGGCGTTTTATATATCTCTGATTTCCACGATTTTCTGGCTTCTTTTCATGACTTCCCTGTCCCATTAGGACAGGGAACACACTGGAAGGGCAAGCCGGGAGCTGGCAGAGCATCTCCGATTTCTTGATGCCGATTCAATGACCTAAATGGAAAGCTGTGGAGAGCGGCGTACATTGTCGTGTTCGCTGTGTTTATGTTCCTGCTGGGTCTGACGTTTAAGATTGGCGGTGTTTTTTGGGGCAATGATCTGGATCATATACTATAGTGTATGATCGTATTCCATAAAGAACAATCCATCTTTCTCTTACAGCTTGCTATGTACTTTCCCAAGAGTTAAGATTTACCATAACCTTAGGTAGGAAAAGAAGTGGCTGTTCTTCCGGGGAGAAAAAACATTTGTTTGAATCGGAGGCAGAATACCAGCAGAGAGCTGGCAGGAAAGCTCTGGAGAACCAGTCGGGTACCAGAAAGAAATTGCTGGAATCAGAACAAGAGTTTAAAGAACGGGCAGAAACGAAGATATATCGAAATGCGGGAATTAAGCGTAAAATGTTTGAATCTCAGGAGGAGTATGAAAACAGAGCTAAAAAAGAGCTGTCCCTGCGGATTTCAAAAAAATAGGATGATGGGTCAAGGATTGTTTATTGACTGCCGGGAGAACAGTAAAAGTTCTGGCTTGAGTTTCGTGAGGATTGTGTTTAAAAGGGCGGTAGAGAATCCCGATACTGTTTTTCCCTGCCCCCAAGGAGATAGGAGATCAGGAGGCATAGAACTCTGAGCGGGGTTTGCTTCTACAGATAATCATAAACGTTTTCATCTATGGTTTAATAGGAGTCATAAGTAGTTCAAAGTTGTGACATATAAAAACAAATGAAAGCAAAAATATTAGGAGAACTTACAATTAATGGATTATACTTTTAGTTTTCAATGTTTAGCGAATATACGCCCCGTTTCTTATTGGGGGTCAGACACTCTGGATGAATCAGCGCCAGAATATACTGCGCTGGACTGTGGAAATGACTTGATAGATAAGTTTAAAGAATATTATGAATTGGGTTATAAAAGAGAGATTCCGCGACCTCACCTATTTGTCATTAATAACTCAGATGTAAATGCTTTTGCTGTGTATGAAAAAGAGCTGAGTGAATATTCACATATATTGAATGGTCATGTCGATAAAGATGGAGAGGGACACTTCGAGTTTGCAGATGAAGCGTTTTCGGAGGATGAGAGTCTGTTTCAGCAGATGAAGGAGTTTGATGCAGATGAGACAGCGATGAATATCCTTTGCTATATGGCTCGCAGTAGTTCTGAATCCGGGTATCGTAGCAGAGTGATAGGATCAATCAGGCATTGAGTGATAACAGTCAGCGACTGAAGCAGGTGGGCATTCCTGAAAGACTGATTAATATGGAAGCTCAGCGTTATGCTGACAGAATGAGTCTGGCATTCAATGAAAAAATCACAAATATTCGTCGTGATTTTAAATATCTGATGCTTGGTGTAAATGTGGTATTTCTTGTATTGGATGAGCGCCGGGCAAGGAACCTTAGTAGTATTGCAGATAAACAGGGAATTACACAAGAAGAGCGCACACGGTTCTATTTTACTTTAGGGTTACAACTTATTCGCTCTGTAGATCATCCAATTCCGGCTCTTCGCTTGGATGCGGTTATTCGTATTATGGATGAGTATATAGAAAGTATCGAAGGGATGGAAAAAGCCGATGAAATTTGTAAAGAGGTAGCTGCCTATGTGTGGGAAGTGGAATTTCTTCGTTGTGATTACGACGTGAGTAAACTATATGTTCATATTGCACACACTCCAGCAGCACAAGATTTTATTCGGGAGATTGAGGCATTGTGGAAGAGGGAAAAGCATAAATTTAGACCATACATAGACCAGTTAGAACGATTATTCTATGAAAACAGGATTGTTGATATGAGCAATGATGGAATACTTTTAAATTCAGTATGAGCTGACATTTCATTAAAAAAACCAGCCTGTAAACTTTCTGAAAAATTTTTCTCCGGTCGCTTGTAATGCGTTAAATTCAATGGTAGAATTACTGTAGAAGAGAATATAGAGGTGCATAAAAGAGAAAGAAGGCTGGGACGAAATGTGTGAAGTCAGCGAAAAATGGTATAAAGAAGGCGAAGCGGCTGGAGAAGCCAGAGGCGAGATGAAAGCAAAGCGGGAAACGGCTTTTGAACTTGCTGACATGGGTCTTCCGGCAGAAAAGATAGCAAAGGCTGTGAAAGTCAATCTGGAGACGGTGAAGGGATGGCTTTCCGGAACGCCGTCTTTGACAAGATAAGAAGAGGAGTAAATGGTAGAAATGTAGATTCCCCTGTGAAGCAGATACACATAGCGTGAGGCTGAATATCTGGGACACAGGGGGTATCTTATGTAGTAAGCGTTTAATTCTTGGGTAGATAGACATTTTTCTATTTCAAGCTCATAATGATGATAGTAAATAGACTTTTACTCCACTTCATGGATAGGAGATAGAAATTTACTGCATTTGGAGGAAAAAGCCACATGAGGATAAACAATAAAGAATTTAGAGAATGGACTGCGGATGATCTTCAAGTCCTTCTCCATAAATGATGCCTATCGAGAGAACAATTTTATTGATTATAAAGTGAATTTTGCACTACTTGTAGATAAGAGCAATAAGAAGGAAAAACAAAGGCGAAGCTTCTGCTCCGGACTACATATATGGTAAAGAAAGATGTAAAAAAAGAAATGAACAAAAATCCGTTGATAAATTTGGAAGAAATAGAGCTGGGAAAGTTTGCTGAGTAGTACAAAGAATTTTACTGTGGATAATTCCGTACTATACCCGTAAATGTAAGAGGTAGTTATGTTAAGCGAAAAAGAGAAATTTCTCACAAATAAAAGACAGTGTGTCGACAGGCGTGGAAGAATAGGCATTAACAATCATAGTCCATTTAAACAAATACTTAAGGTTACAGGAGTAATTATTCTCATTTGGTTAGCTATTGCCGTGATTATTTCATATGTTTCTGTATTAAAGATGGAACCATACCTTGATTCTTCAGAATATGGTTATGAGGCTGTTTCTGCCATTGTTACCACGGTTTCATCAATTTGGTCGTCTATGGTTAGCGGTGTAGCAACTGCTGCCATTACTGTTTTTGGTGTTTGGTGGAGCATCAAAAATGATCGGGAGATGCATGAGAATGAGCAGAGTGTAGAGCATATGCCTTGCATAAAAATGCAGATGTCTTTCTGTGCGTCTAAAGATTATGAATATGATGATGAACCTTATATTACATTAGGAATCAGACCAAGTCTGGAGACAATTCATCTCTTTGAGAATTTTTTTAGTGATGAGAAAACTAAAAAGGAACTTGAAGAAGAACTACCGGAAGAATATCTAAACTATTATAAAGAAGGAGCCAGAATAATAAAAACAAATAAATATAAAAAATCTAACGAAAGAGTTTTTATAAGAAACAATACACGCCGGGCAGTGCAGTTGCCTAAGATAGACAGAGACGAACTTGACTATGAATCGTCGAAATGTGTTTGCGTTGGCTTATTATTGAAAAATAAAGGAACTGGAGGAGCTTTTTTGGACTGTATAGTTGATCAAACCAATGGTCAGGTCTGGAATTATCGAAAATTACTGGAAGTTGACGGATACTGCGAATTGAACGTTATTGTGGAGGACAATATGTTTGGTGAGGTGGATTTCAGTACAGAATTTCAAGACCTTGTGGGGAATCGATACCATCAGAGATATCAGCTTGAAATATTACATTTGCACTCCGCAAGAGCCAGAGGAAGACTTTATGGGGATACAAATTATGTTGATATTTGGGAATCGAAATCGGATTATCCTATGCTTATGATTAGTGAATCCGTAAAAAGAACAAGAAAAGAGAAATGAGAAAGAATCCGAAGTGTAAGGACACTCTCTATAAGACACAGGAGTAAAAAACAATGAACAGGAAAATAGCAGTAGCGGGAACATCGAAGGTATTGTACGATAATCTGTACCCAAGTCGGACGATTGTCGGAACCGATGTGGAGAATACATGTCTTGTAAAGGCGGCGAAGACCTTTGCAGAATTAATCCCTCTGCAAGCATAGGCTTAACAATGCTTTTTTTGAAGTATTCAGTAGTTTTAATTTCACAGAATTTCTGCATCTCCTTGCGGATTTTGGCGGTCGAACAGTATTCAAGCAGTGCAGACAGTTTTCCACTTTCCAGTTTAACCTGCGTAGTGACTTGCGGACTAACTGTGGCTCCCCAACGGAATACATTGAATATTACGACAAAAATGTACCCCCTGTTCCGGAGGAACGGATACCGGAAGTCTGGAACTATGATATCGTGAATCCGGAACAAGGGATACCGTACTTAAGTGATTGTTGCTTGGGTCTGTGAAAAAAAACATAAAAAAGAACGCTTTCAAGCATAATACCTGGAAGCGTTCTTCCTTTTTTGTAAACGCCAAATAGCGAGCACCTTGACATGTTAAATACCAGCAACAAGGGATGCCGTAGCCAGGCTGTTCCGGAACGGATCCGCGGGACGCTCCGCGTGTGCGAAGTTTCCTCCATCCGCACTGACGTATACTTCCACATGATGCTCGATCACTTCGAAGCTGGCCGGGTGGAATACAAGGCGTTTAGCAGGTTCTTTTTCTGTAAATGAAACTGCCACCGCTCGTACCTCCCTTCCGTTTTCTAAGGGATAGTATAACAGAAAAGGCCGGTTCTGCATAGCGGATCAGCAGATTTCTGTACAGTTACATTCCCGGATGGTCAGACCACTGTCATTGCGCTGCTTAATCATTGCGGCCCAGCTGGCCGCACGGATCTGCATTATTTCATTCATACTTGCGATCTCCTTTGAAAACCCAGAAAACTCCAATCAAAGTTTCTGGAGCTTTCCAAGTGGGTTTGATGAGATCATTATCGCATAAAAGCAGTTGCAAGTCAGTCTACGGATTATGGAGCATTTACCAGTCCTAAATGTTCCATCATCTCTGTTTTGCTATGTGGAACGACGCAGAATTCAACAAGCATCATCATTTTTGCAGTTTTATCTTGGATGTTGCCTGTGGTGGTAACTTGGGTGGTATCTGTGGTGGTAACTTGGGAGGTTGGTCCAACAGTTGCAGTCGCCACCTCAGACAGCGGGATTGTGATGCGGAACACATCTCCTTCTACGAACTGTGGCTCCCCACCGGAATACATCTTAGTATATTTATAGGTATTTCGCATACCAGACCCCAGTTCATCGGCAAGCCCTATCTCACGGAATACTTTTGAAATCGGCGGGTTCTTCTGAAACGGGTCGAATGTTGCAAGGTTTAAGATGCCATATCCATGTGAAAGGTTGGCGTTTTCGGTATATAGTTTATCCTTTTCAAGGACCATTTTGGCAACATACCCACTTGAAAAGTCCCGATGCATAAGAAGGTTCGAAACAATTTCACGGAGGATATGATCTCGTGCGCTGACACTCTGCATCCCTTCTAAATGGGAGTGAAAAATGTCTCTAAGACTGGCTTGCTATTCAACTGTCTGTGAGGTAAAATAAAGGCAGGATGTTCAGAAAAGATTGTGTCAGGCAGGAAAGGAGGATGGGATTGCATGCAGAAAAAGAAGCTTCCTGTTGGCATTGACGATTTTGGGAAACTCCGCAGGGAAGATTTTTACTATATAGACAAGACGGGGCTCATCCGGGATTTGCTGAATAACTGGGGAGAAGTTAATCTGTTTACCCGTCCGCGCCGCTTTGGAAAGACGCTGAATATGAGTATGCTGAAAAGCTTTTTTGAAATCGGGACGGACAGGACGCTGTTTGATGGACTGGCAATTTCACAGGAGGAGAAATTGTGTGAAGCGTATATGGGCCAGTATCCTGTTGTGTTTGTTTCATTGAAGGATGTTGAAGGCTTGCGATTTGAGGAGGCTAAAAAACGTCTTATAAAAATAGTGGGTACTGAGGCAGAACGGTTTCGGTTTTTGTTGGATAGTAATTGTCTGTCTGAGAACGAAAAAGAAAAATACCGTGCGTTAGTGGCGCTGGAAAAAGGTCAGTATAATATGGATGATATGATACTTACATCCAGTATAGCTTTACTGTCTTCCCTGCTTTGTCAGCATTACGGGCAGAAGGTAATTCTGCTGATTGATGAGTATGATGTGCCATTGGATAAAGCATTCCAGCATGGTTATTATGAAGAAATGGTATTGCTGCTTCGTGGTCTGTTCGGGCAGGCGCTGAAAACGAATGGATTCCTGCAATTCGCTGTCCTGACGGGGTGCCTGCGTGTTTCCAAAGAGAGTATTTTCACCGGGCTGAACAATTTTGATATCAATTCAATCGTTGATGTAGAACACGATGAGCAGTTTGGCTTTACAGATTCAGAGGTGCAGAGACTGCTGGAAGACTATGATCTGGAAGAAAAGTATGGTATTGTAAAAGAATGGTATGACGGATACCGTTTCGGCAATGCAGACATCTACTGTCCGTGGGATGTGGTTAAGTATACAAAAAAGCTGCTGGCAGACCCCTGTGCAGAACCGGAAGCTTTCTGGATCAATACCAGCGGGAATGATCTTGTAAAGCGTTTTATTGATAAGGCGGATAAAACGACACAGAATGAGATAGAGCGTCTGATTGCGGGGGAAGCGATAGAAAAAGCGGTCCGCCTGGATCTGACCTATAATGAGATTGACGCCAGCATAGACAACCTCTGGAGTGTCCTTTTTACTACCGGCTATCTGACACAGAAGGGCAGGGCGGTAAACGGCGTATACAGACTGGTGATTCCAAACCGTGAGGTGCGGGAAGTCTTTATACTGCAGATACAGGAATGGTTTAAAGTGTGTGTGGCGGGCGACAAAAAGCCGATGCATGCGTTCTGCCAGGCCTTTCTGAATGGAGAGGCGGAGAACATAGAAAAGCGGCTTAACATAATACTGAACCGGATGATCAGCGTCCTGGACACAAAGGCTCCCGATGATAAGAAAGAAAACTTTTACCACGGTCTGCTGCTGGGACTGCTTCGGAGTGAAGCGGAATGGCTGATTCTGTCTAATGCAGAGTCCGGCGATGGCTTCAGTGATATCATAATCGAGCCGGAAGATCCAGATGCGGGGATTGTCATTGAGGTAAAATATGCGCCGGACATTGCAGGACTGGACAAAGCCTGCAGGGAAGCACTGGCACAGATCAAGGATAAGAGATACGATGAAAAGCTGCGTAATGACGGACGGACAAAGGTGCTGGCTTATGGCATTGCCTTCTGCAGAAAGCGCTGCAAAGTGGTCTGCGGTAGGTCAGCAGCGCGGGAAAATAAAATTTAAAAAGAAAGCCTCCGCTCCGGTCTGAGGGAAAAACAGAGTGAAGCCGGATAAAGGTGGCGGACTGAGGCAGAGTAACCTGTTTTCAGTGGTATTCATTAAGAAATGCGGAGGAACCTGTGGTTATGGAAGAAGAGCAGCGGAGAATGAAGCGGGTGAGTGACTCGCAGGTGGAACAGTCGTATCTTCTGATGCCGCGTCATATCAATGGCGGTGGGCGCCTGTTTGGCGGACAACTGGTGGCGTGGATAGATGAGGTGGCAGGAATTGTGGGTAAGCGCCATGCGGAGTCGGATGTCGTGACGGCGTGCTTTGATAATTTGATTTTTAAGGCGGGTGCTTATCTGAATGATACAGTAGTTGTGCGGGGGCATCTTACCTATGTGGGAAATACTTCGATGGAAGTGCGGGTGGATACTTACCGGGAAGCATTGGATGGGACGAGAACGATGATTAATCGTGCGTATGTAGTGATGGTTGCGGTGGATGAAAAAGGAAAAGCACGACCGGTTCCGGGACTTCTGACAGAGGGAGAGAGCGCACGG
This is a stretch of genomic DNA from Marvinbryantia formatexigens DSM 14469. It encodes these proteins:
- a CDS encoding AAA family ATPase → MQKKKLPVGIDDFGKLRREDFYYIDKTGLIRDLLNNWGEVNLFTRPRRFGKTLNMSMLKSFFEIGTDRTLFDGLAISQEEKLCEAYMGQYPVVFVSLKDVEGLRFEEAKKRLIKIVGTEAERFRFLLDSNCLSENEKEKYRALVALEKGQYNMDDMILTSSIALLSSLLCQHYGQKVILLIDEYDVPLDKAFQHGYYEEMVLLLRGLFGQALKTNGFLQFAVLTGCLRVSKESIFTGLNNFDINSIVDVEHDEQFGFTDSEVQRLLEDYDLEEKYGIVKEWYDGYRFGNADIYCPWDVVKYTKKLLADPCAEPEAFWINTSGNDLVKRFIDKADKTTQNEIERLIAGEAIEKAVRLDLTYNEIDASIDNLWSVLFTTGYLTQKGRAVNGVYRLVIPNREVREVFILQIQEWFKVCVAGDKKPMHAFCQAFLNGEAENIEKRLNIILNRMISVLDTKAPDDKKENFYHGLLLGLLRSEAEWLILSNAESGDGFSDIIIEPEDPDAGIVIEVKYAPDIAGLDKACREALAQIKDKRYDEKLRNDGRTKVLAYGIAFCRKRCKVVCGRSAARENKI
- a CDS encoding acyl-CoA thioesterase, whose amino-acid sequence is MEEEQRRMKRVSDSQVEQSYLLMPRHINGGGRLFGGQLVAWIDEVAGIVGKRHAESDVVTACFDNLIFKAGAYLNDTVVVRGHLTYVGNTSMEVRVDTYREALDGTRTMINRAYVVMVAVDEKGKARPVPGLLTEGESARAEWEAAKKRNEYRRLRRKEGF
- a CDS encoding ATP-dependent nuclease, with protein sequence MYISKITLKDFKAYADTVIIEVNRQFNVIIGENNIGKSTIFEALFLWKKCYDETLTSNKRDFYSQSVQLYISFDELYFLRITKDEDLFYGTKRTCEIEIEFKEDNESASYSLGFILTKPSIENSYIRLSRNNSEEFQRFKAGLGSQGIKLVDFLFIQQTEPVAKVLSKEPYMYPGQVKKKIEKGKSHEVLRNKIIACDLELLTRRMKEVLGTDFAFRTPPRTERERVEYINLLVEQNGKRLDVGLQGSGFLQVAEIFSSIAIMDNALNVLLIDEPDSHISPRIQNNLLKCIKGIEKVQVFVISHNDNFVSEVKPNEVIFVNAENKRNGTIKALNDVNIDALHTALGGVITGLTRLQKSKRVIFVEGDDDISYLKSMNDTLRRVESDKCIDFSRVSFWYIRGKDSLNLKVMANKNLLSQIVPNCKYAAIFDKDFSTAAENARFIDSNVLHRLGNGAWVHTHDGYCIESVLFSDKEKLINYLLKLTGTENEQEIRDYVNMFYSKVEADLRNVRSELYGNMKGKFASQKKPTRPELERVEFDDYAGEASEKVQYAMLKDNIKKFVLELEGRLGKKIIEREDDESETISSKMLNTYLETAEILDDIYENYLCLFSKIKSFVE